One genomic window of Candidatus Pseudobacter hemicellulosilyticus includes the following:
- a CDS encoding CARDB domain-containing protein, with product MKKLLHTIVLTVCVVMAYAQSDPAYPPAPAAAGNITAVEYFIDNDPGVGGGTALPLSAAVNLANLNAAINVNGLGNGMHRLYIRSRSAAGHWSLVASRDFLYDADIAYPGSPAAAQAVTGAEYFIDTDPGVGGGTAIPLTPGVTINNLAVIVNTAGLIPGIHRVYVRTRSQEGHWSLVHSRDFAVDFDPAYPAAPASAQHIVAAEYFYDDDPGVGNGTSISLTPGLDINNLDVAANTASLSLGTHRIYLRTRSQEGHWSLTMLREFTVEQSSGYPYPTAPAAAGNIVSGEYFLDTDPGFGRGTAFTLIPGTVIDALDFAASVNGLANGTHRIYFRTRSQEGHWGLTQMREFIVDDEVGYPYPAAPAAAGNITGAEYFLDTDPGVGRGTLIPVTAATDIHDLDVAVSTSGLADGMHRLYLRTRSQEGRWSISSVDSFRVGEVVLVTNWTIEPAGGHQYGTLATGNSASHNFTIRNTGNVPIVLTEVVSSDPAFVPVYTAGANIPGGGTLQLPVSFTPAAVNSYSGTIQIRSSTTGTDSVTVAVSGSGYTPGTPPAVGYVSAAPYNGTQGISATVGQPGIYTYKMVYTSANNRPPQAGYPKIGIDRTGDQDFDDPNEGIYTMTKEGNSTDYAAGVVYTYSVNHADYSNTLGYRFFATDDQGNSANAAYASGPVISFQLLDLRIFANDISFSNNKPNPGDAVTVFANISNNSAYTATNVPISYYRDTVLIGTGVIPVVNPYSVASISKLFNFPEGFYPIKVWIDSSQTLNESNILNNYAIRPLVVGNVTLPGGINVTASTTLLRCPQKVLISGHAVYYGMENPPAVAGAEVTINLGTQVVTTTTNANGDFAYLIENPSCGGSLNYTVSITDFTFTSETFTGAQAVPCPAPNECLPPPPQPGVAMLASFSNDPCGRAVGSTGNITVTVTYRSRDLSNFWNAWDQILNDVVTIYHNGRLIETFTSADGTTSPGDVKTFPVSVSLDESGPNVIEARSNYTYVEYFQIPSSIYHGQRMAMSGYGSTTILAEDNRPDLGITDFQLTGFTSFSYAAANLKCGPAGTHLVRVFDSIPNGNRVQIQERRISSLGGKDKQFISFSDAGLTKGVMHFIRIVTDVEGEVSETDEGNNVFETAFLVPKPDLTIPKISVAPTAASPGSTVVFTATVDNSGTATGNFVVRFMAGGVQIGADKVVNGLAARGSTTVSSDPYTVTTEDFDCAVFVQAIADATNTVDESGESNNTHTITFEAQLSASQVPGRPGSAANPVVVRINTNSTFHPQVLNMGTRDVRNVTVRFTLNGTHIGKDNVGYVRAGIDFAAPASLTHNFETPGNYIVKLILDTANTICESNELDNEGEFHIRVVDANPDLEVLSQYISPSSLNPNPGQNITLVGTVKNVGLKVSTANVMRFLVDGIQVGQDIPFNALLPGQDTTVEASDTYGSLIAGTKVMKIVVDPDNTMLEEREDNNEATRALIVGDAPDMARSRAGAIRFNPGGFSSGDQVSVIFNVKNNGPQEGSAWVRFLVYDISGMLIGKDSTYFTLAAGQTMDVSKQMRINADRGTVITEIYGCTPQEFDQLNNTDTLAFSTVQQLKASVTVDGNLDMEAALPEQFPGWIGGQLVLGDYDLVVKGSITKFDSAHFVVTNGTGRLRFENSNAVNIFPVGAALNSPNFVSINNSGTPDHFSVGVAPYVLSAGTGGDTVKTGFVNRTWFIDEAVPGGSNVTLQFFWDSTHEQQGFQRSASRMAHYTSSWLLSTLQAAIQETDGRFSLQQAGYTSFSPFGVTSNTAPLPLRFLSFTAKPVNNDVQLEWITADEVNTAHFEVERSTDGISFQSITQLPSNNSAGQHRYTSLDRSPAGSILYYRIRQVDLDGRYEYSTIVRVNRKTGADWAIYPNPVSSFLRVDRISATEVRELRISTADGRTLLVTRPNAAMRYETGSLRNGMYILTIIRKDNQVESKPFIKH from the coding sequence ATGAAAAAGCTTTTACACACAATTGTACTCACAGTGTGTGTGGTGATGGCCTATGCCCAGAGCGATCCCGCTTACCCGCCTGCCCCTGCGGCAGCGGGGAATATCACCGCTGTTGAGTACTTCATCGATAACGATCCCGGCGTTGGCGGGGGTACGGCACTGCCTCTCAGCGCGGCCGTCAACCTGGCCAATCTCAATGCCGCCATCAATGTGAATGGCCTGGGTAATGGGATGCACCGGTTGTATATCCGCAGCAGGAGTGCTGCGGGTCACTGGAGCCTGGTGGCCTCCCGGGATTTTTTGTATGATGCTGATATCGCTTATCCCGGTTCGCCCGCAGCTGCACAGGCAGTAACGGGCGCGGAATATTTTATAGATACCGATCCCGGCGTTGGCGGTGGTACTGCCATTCCGCTTACGCCCGGCGTTACTATCAATAACCTGGCTGTTATTGTCAATACAGCTGGCCTGATCCCCGGGATACACCGGGTATACGTGCGTACGCGCAGCCAGGAAGGACATTGGAGCCTGGTGCATTCCCGGGATTTTGCCGTTGATTTTGATCCGGCCTATCCCGCTGCACCCGCGTCTGCGCAGCACATAGTAGCGGCAGAATATTTTTATGATGATGATCCCGGTGTGGGTAATGGTACGTCCATTTCCCTTACGCCGGGCCTGGATATTAATAACCTGGATGTGGCGGCCAATACCGCCAGCCTGTCCCTGGGCACGCACCGCATCTACCTGCGTACACGCAGCCAGGAAGGGCACTGGAGCCTGACCATGCTGCGCGAGTTCACCGTGGAGCAATCCAGCGGTTATCCCTATCCCACAGCACCGGCAGCAGCCGGAAATATAGTATCCGGTGAATACTTCCTGGATACGGACCCTGGTTTTGGCAGGGGTACTGCTTTCACGCTTATACCCGGTACCGTCATTGATGCGCTGGACTTTGCTGCCAGTGTCAATGGGCTGGCCAATGGCACGCACCGTATTTATTTCCGTACACGCAGCCAGGAAGGTCACTGGGGACTTACGCAAATGCGTGAATTTATTGTGGATGACGAAGTGGGTTATCCCTATCCCGCTGCACCTGCCGCCGCCGGCAATATTACCGGCGCGGAATACTTCCTGGATACGGATCCGGGCGTAGGCCGGGGGACCTTGATCCCAGTAACGGCGGCCACCGATATTCATGATCTCGATGTAGCTGTTAGTACCAGCGGACTGGCTGATGGCATGCACCGCCTGTATCTGCGTACGCGCAGCCAGGAAGGCCGGTGGAGTATCAGCTCCGTTGACAGTTTCCGGGTGGGCGAAGTGGTGCTGGTGACCAACTGGACCATTGAGCCGGCAGGCGGCCACCAGTATGGTACCCTGGCTACCGGTAATTCGGCCAGTCATAATTTTACTATCCGCAATACCGGCAATGTGCCCATTGTCCTCACGGAAGTAGTGAGCAGTGATCCTGCCTTTGTTCCGGTATATACAGCTGGCGCCAACATCCCTGGCGGTGGTACGCTGCAATTGCCTGTGAGCTTTACACCTGCGGCCGTGAACAGCTATAGCGGTACTATCCAGATCCGTTCTTCCACTACCGGTACTGATTCTGTAACGGTGGCTGTATCCGGTTCCGGTTATACACCCGGTACACCGCCTGCTGTAGGTTATGTAAGCGCGGCGCCGTACAACGGTACACAGGGCATCAGCGCCACTGTGGGCCAGCCGGGTATCTATACTTACAAGATGGTCTATACTTCGGCCAATAACCGGCCGCCGCAGGCTGGTTATCCGAAGATCGGCATAGACCGTACGGGCGACCAGGATTTTGACGATCCCAATGAAGGTATCTACACCATGACAAAGGAAGGGAACAGCACCGACTATGCAGCCGGTGTGGTCTATACCTATTCCGTGAATCATGCGGACTACAGCAATACGCTGGGGTACAGGTTCTTTGCCACGGACGACCAGGGCAACAGCGCCAACGCCGCCTATGCCAGCGGTCCCGTCATCAGCTTCCAGCTGCTGGACCTCCGGATCTTTGCCAATGATATCAGCTTCAGCAATAACAAGCCCAACCCGGGTGATGCCGTTACTGTATTTGCCAATATCAGCAATAACAGTGCATACACGGCCACCAATGTGCCCATCAGTTATTACCGGGATACGGTGCTGATCGGAACAGGCGTGATCCCCGTGGTCAATCCCTACAGTGTGGCCAGCATCAGCAAGCTGTTCAATTTCCCTGAAGGGTTCTATCCCATTAAAGTGTGGATCGACAGCAGTCAGACCCTCAATGAATCAAACATCCTGAACAACTATGCTATCAGGCCCCTGGTAGTGGGCAATGTGACCCTGCCCGGCGGCATCAATGTAACCGCCAGTACCACACTGCTGCGTTGCCCGCAGAAGGTGCTGATCAGTGGTCATGCCGTTTACTATGGCATGGAGAATCCGCCAGCCGTAGCCGGTGCTGAAGTCACTATCAACCTGGGTACGCAGGTGGTGACCACCACTACCAATGCCAATGGTGATTTTGCTTACCTCATAGAGAACCCGTCCTGTGGTGGTTCGCTGAATTATACGGTTTCCATAACGGACTTCACCTTTACCAGCGAAACCTTCACCGGGGCACAGGCCGTTCCCTGTCCAGCGCCTAATGAATGTCTGCCGCCGCCGCCCCAGCCGGGTGTGGCTATGCTGGCCAGCTTCAGCAATGACCCCTGTGGCAGGGCTGTGGGCAGTACAGGAAATATAACGGTGACGGTCACCTACAGGTCAAGGGACCTTAGTAATTTCTGGAATGCCTGGGATCAGATCCTGAATGATGTGGTGACCATTTATCACAACGGCAGGCTCATTGAAACCTTTACCAGCGCCGATGGCACTACTTCGCCCGGCGATGTGAAGACCTTCCCGGTGTCTGTAAGCCTGGATGAATCAGGGCCCAATGTGATAGAGGCCCGGAGCAATTATACTTATGTGGAATACTTCCAGATACCCAGCTCCATCTATCATGGCCAGCGGATGGCCATGTCGGGGTATGGTTCTACTACTATCCTGGCGGAAGACAATCGCCCGGACCTGGGCATCACCGATTTCCAGCTGACAGGGTTTACCTCCTTCAGCTATGCGGCTGCCAACCTGAAATGCGGGCCAGCCGGCACACACCTGGTACGGGTCTTTGACTCTATTCCCAATGGGAACAGGGTGCAGATCCAGGAACGCAGGATCAGCAGCCTTGGCGGAAAGGACAAACAGTTCATCAGCTTCTCCGATGCCGGTCTGACCAAAGGCGTGATGCACTTTATCCGCATTGTTACTGATGTGGAAGGCGAAGTATCGGAAACAGATGAAGGCAATAACGTTTTTGAAACGGCCTTCCTGGTTCCCAAACCCGACCTGACCATACCGAAGATCAGCGTGGCGCCCACAGCTGCCAGTCCCGGCAGTACGGTGGTGTTCACGGCCACGGTGGATAACAGTGGTACAGCTACCGGTAACTTTGTGGTCCGCTTTATGGCGGGTGGCGTGCAGATAGGCGCCGATAAGGTAGTGAATGGCCTGGCTGCCAGGGGCAGCACAACGGTCAGCTCCGATCCTTATACCGTGACCACGGAGGATTTTGATTGTGCAGTATTTGTGCAGGCTATCGCAGATGCTACCAATACGGTGGATGAAAGCGGCGAAAGCAATAATACACATACGATCACTTTTGAAGCGCAGCTGTCCGCATCACAGGTGCCGGGCCGGCCAGGTTCTGCCGCCAATCCCGTGGTGGTGCGGATCAATACCAATTCCACTTTCCATCCGCAGGTGCTGAATATGGGTACCCGCGATGTGCGGAATGTAACGGTGCGCTTTACACTCAACGGTACGCATATCGGAAAGGATAATGTAGGGTATGTACGGGCCGGGATCGATTTTGCGGCGCCGGCCAGCCTGACCCATAATTTTGAAACACCGGGTAATTATATCGTGAAACTCATCCTGGATACGGCCAATACCATCTGTGAGTCCAATGAGCTGGACAATGAAGGGGAGTTCCATATCCGCGTGGTGGATGCCAACCCGGACCTGGAGGTATTGTCGCAATACATTTCACCCAGCAGTCTCAACCCCAACCCCGGGCAGAACATCACCCTGGTGGGTACAGTGAAGAACGTGGGCCTGAAAGTGTCCACCGCCAACGTCATGCGCTTCCTGGTGGATGGCATACAGGTAGGGCAGGACATACCGTTCAACGCGCTGTTACCAGGCCAGGACACTACCGTTGAAGCATCTGATACCTATGGCTCCCTCATTGCAGGTACCAAGGTGATGAAGATCGTAGTGGACCCGGACAATACGATGCTGGAAGAGCGCGAGGACAATAACGAAGCTACCCGTGCGCTGATAGTGGGTGATGCACCCGATATGGCGCGCAGCAGGGCTGGGGCCATCCGCTTCAACCCCGGTGGCTTCAGTTCGGGCGATCAAGTATCCGTGATCTTCAACGTGAAGAACAACGGTCCGCAGGAAGGATCGGCCTGGGTGCGCTTCCTGGTCTATGATATCAGTGGTATGCTGATCGGCAAGGACAGCACCTACTTCACGCTGGCTGCCGGACAGACCATGGATGTGAGCAAACAAATGCGCATCAATGCCGATCGTGGTACTGTGATCACCGAGATCTATGGCTGTACGCCGCAGGAATTTGACCAGCTGAACAATACCGATACGCTGGCCTTCAGTACGGTGCAGCAGCTGAAAGCATCGGTGACCGTGGACGGCAACCTGGATATGGAAGCCGCCCTGCCTGAGCAGTTCCCGGGCTGGATCGGCGGTCAGCTGGTACTGGGCGATTATGACCTGGTAGTAAAAGGCAGTATCACAAAATTCGACAGCGCCCACTTTGTGGTGACCAATGGAACCGGCAGGCTGCGCTTCGAGAACAGCAATGCTGTCAATATTTTCCCGGTAGGTGCTGCACTCAACAGTCCCAACTTTGTCAGCATTAACAATTCCGGTACGCCTGACCACTTCTCAGTAGGCGTAGCGCCTTATGTGCTCAGTGCCGGTACCGGTGGGGATACGGTGAAGACAGGCTTCGTGAACCGCACCTGGTTCATTGACGAAGCAGTGCCCGGCGGCAGTAATGTCACCCTGCAATTCTTCTGGGACAGCACGCATGAGCAGCAGGGCTTCCAGCGCAGCGCCAGCAGGATGGCCCACTATACCAGCTCCTGGCTGCTGAGTACGCTGCAGGCTGCCATACAGGAGACCGATGGCCGGTTCAGCCTGCAACAGGCAGGGTATACCAGCTTCTCGCCCTTTGGTGTCACCAGCAATACTGCGCCACTGCCCCTGCGCTTCCTTTCCTTTACGGCGAAGCCGGTGAACAATGACGTGCAGCTGGAATGGATCACGGCCGATGAAGTGAATACGGCTCATTTTGAAGTGGAGCGCAGTACGGATGGTATCAGCTTCCAGTCCATCACACAACTGCCCAGCAACAACAGCGCCGGACAGCACCGCTATACCAGCCTGGACCGCTCACCTGCGGGCAGTATCCTCTACTACCGCATCAGGCAGGTGGACCTGGATGGCCGCTATGAGTACAGTACTATTGTACGGGTGAACCGGAAGACCGGCGCCGACTGGGCCATCTATCCCAATCCTGTCAGCAGTTTCCTGCGTGTGGACCGGATCAGCGCAACTGAAGTGCGTGAGCTTAGGATCAGTACCGCCGATGGCAGGACCCTGCTGGTCACCAGGCCCAATGCAGCCATGCGGTATGAGACCGGGAGTCTTCGGAATGGCATGTACATATTGACCATTATCCGAAAGGATAACCAGGTGGAATCAAAACCATTTATAAAACATTAA
- a CDS encoding type II toxin-antitoxin system HipA family toxin has translation MVKTSFIKLWGKRIGAIAWDEGQELGFFEYDKKFAAGQLNVAPIKMPLSNRVYAFPELRATNTFKGLPGLLADSLPDKYGNELINIWLARNGRPENSLNPVELLCFIGNRGMGALEFEPSTLTAKSSSKSLELSSLIDTTMKLLKNREQFEVHTDQDMQDVLLDVLKMGTSAGGARPKAIIAYNEATGMIRSGQTLQEPGYEHWLIKFDGVNDSQFGATYGYGRVEMAYYKMAIDAGVEMTESRLIEEEGRAHFMTKRFDRRNGNEKLHMQTFCAIQHYDFNQIASYSYEQMFQTMRQLKLSYAEAEQLYRRMVFNVFARNCDDHTKNFAFLMDTDGKWKLSPAYDICHAYRPDSEWVSQHNLSINGKRKDFVKDDLLSIAKQHSIRNPEGIITEVLHTVSKWLDYAQAYNVDEKLAKAIDVTLIRSI, from the coding sequence ATGGTAAAGACGTCTTTTATAAAACTATGGGGTAAGCGGATTGGCGCCATAGCCTGGGATGAAGGTCAAGAACTTGGCTTCTTCGAATATGATAAAAAGTTTGCCGCCGGTCAGCTTAACGTAGCCCCCATAAAGATGCCATTGAGCAATCGTGTATATGCATTCCCTGAATTAAGGGCTACAAACACTTTCAAGGGATTACCCGGCCTGCTGGCCGATTCCTTGCCGGATAAATATGGTAATGAGCTAATCAATATATGGCTAGCCCGTAATGGACGTCCAGAAAATTCACTTAACCCCGTGGAATTGCTATGCTTTATTGGCAATAGAGGAATGGGCGCACTGGAGTTTGAGCCTTCCACCTTAACGGCTAAAAGCAGCTCGAAATCACTGGAGCTTTCAAGCCTGATAGACACTACAATGAAACTGCTGAAAAATCGGGAGCAGTTTGAAGTGCACACTGATCAAGACATGCAAGATGTACTATTGGATGTACTTAAAATGGGTACCTCGGCAGGTGGAGCCAGACCGAAGGCCATCATTGCCTACAACGAGGCAACAGGAATGATCCGCTCCGGGCAAACACTTCAGGAGCCAGGTTATGAACACTGGCTTATAAAATTCGATGGTGTAAACGATTCGCAGTTCGGTGCAACCTATGGCTATGGACGTGTTGAAATGGCCTACTATAAAATGGCCATCGATGCGGGGGTTGAAATGACCGAAAGCCGGCTGATTGAAGAAGAAGGCCGGGCACACTTTATGACCAAGCGCTTTGATCGCCGCAATGGCAATGAAAAGCTGCATATGCAGACCTTCTGCGCTATACAGCACTATGACTTCAATCAGATCGCCAGTTACAGCTATGAACAAATGTTCCAAACGATGCGTCAGTTAAAACTGAGCTATGCCGAAGCAGAACAGCTGTACCGCAGGATGGTATTCAATGTATTTGCCCGTAACTGTGATGACCATACCAAGAATTTTGCCTTCCTTATGGACACGGATGGCAAATGGAAGCTGTCTCCAGCCTACGATATATGCCACGCCTACCGCCCGGATAGTGAATGGGTGAGTCAGCATAATCTAAGCATCAACGGCAAAAGAAAGGATTTTGTAAAAGATGATCTTCTGAGTATTGCCAAACAGCATTCAATTCGAAATCCGGAAGGTATCATTACCGAAGTATTGCATACAGTATCAAAATGGCTGGACTATGCACAGGCATATAATGTAGACGAAAAGCTGGCAAAGGCAATTGATGTAACGCTTATCAGATCAATATAA